Proteins from a genomic interval of Clostridium cochlearium:
- a CDS encoding HAMP domain-containing sensor histidine kinase, producing the protein MKKSLFSKLIATFTAIITISFVVTAAFLSYWFEGYYFQQRKNQLLSESQFISVAAVNYLEGNFTKGRVTEILNNIGSYLSTNIWLTDNYGIVYAVSNDKYDDIIGRQVLIDELDELRFGNSIEKREVTSPFLKMPVHTFVIPVFYRDVFKGSIIMHTSVEEIKEPLKKVYNIIWLSAVLAIMFSFFVIYYFSQRIIIKPLEKINYVADKISKGEVDKRVFVNSEDEIGDLANSFNAMAESLEKIEENRRSFISNVSHEIRSPITSIKGFISGILDGVIPPEKQNYYLALAHDETQRLTRLVNDLLDLSAIEAGQLKLRIEEVNINEIIRLTVIKFKPLIDKKNLQVDVCLQEDDLYVVGDKDKLFQVIINLIDNAIKYTVEGGKIEVRTKLRGDKVYVSIYNSGEHIPEEDIKNVWSRFYKGDKSRTSKVSTGLGLSIVRSILTQLGEDIWVKNVEDGVLFTFSLKKI; encoded by the coding sequence AGAACCAATTATTAAGTGAATCTCAATTTATAAGCGTAGCAGCTGTTAATTATTTAGAAGGAAATTTTACTAAAGGTAGAGTTACTGAAATTTTGAATAATATAGGAAGTTACTTATCAACAAATATATGGTTAACAGATAACTATGGAATAGTTTATGCAGTTTCTAATGATAAATATGATGATATAATTGGGCGACAGGTTTTAATAGATGAATTGGATGAGTTAAGATTCGGAAATAGTATAGAGAAAAGGGAAGTTACTTCACCTTTTTTGAAGATGCCAGTGCATACATTTGTAATACCTGTATTTTATAGGGATGTGTTCAAAGGATCAATTATAATGCACACATCTGTTGAGGAAATAAAAGAACCTTTAAAAAAAGTATATAATATAATATGGTTATCTGCTGTATTAGCCATAATGTTTTCATTTTTTGTAATATATTATTTTTCACAGAGAATAATAATTAAACCTTTAGAGAAAATTAATTATGTGGCAGATAAAATATCTAAAGGAGAAGTAGATAAAAGGGTATTTGTAAATTCTGAAGATGAAATTGGGGACTTAGCTAATTCCTTCAATGCTATGGCAGAATCTTTAGAAAAAATAGAAGAAAACAGAAGAAGTTTTATATCTAATGTTTCACACGAAATAAGGTCACCAATAACATCCATTAAAGGTTTTATAAGTGGCATTTTAGATGGAGTTATACCACCTGAAAAACAAAATTATTATCTTGCATTGGCTCATGATGAAACTCAAAGACTCACTAGGTTAGTTAATGATTTACTAGATTTATCTGCTATAGAGGCTGGGCAGTTAAAACTTAGAATAGAGGAAGTTAATATAAATGAAATAATAAGATTGACAGTGATAAAATTTAAGCCATTGATAGATAAAAAAAATTTACAAGTAGATGTTTGTTTGCAAGAAGATGATTTATATGTAGTAGGGGATAAAGATAAGTTATTCCAAGTTATTATAAATTTAATTGACAATGCAATAAAGTATACAGTAGAAGGTGGAAAAATAGAGGTGAGAACAAAATTAAGAGGAGATAAGGTATATGTATCTATATATAATTCAGGGGAACATATACCAGAAGAAGATATAAAAAATGTATGGTCTAGATTTTATAAAGGTGATAAATCTAGAACTTCTAAAGTAAGCACAGGATTAGGTCTTTCTATAGTTAGAAGTATATTAACTCAATTAGGAGAAGATATTTGGGTTAAAAATGTAGAGGATGGAGTGCTATTTACTTTTTCGTTAAAAAAAATATAA
- the pth gene encoding aminoacyl-tRNA hydrolase — protein sequence MFLLVGLGNPGKEYEKTRHNIGFEAIDKISYEYNIPMKRERFKGVFGEGHISNEKVMLLKPTTYMNLSGESLREIINYYNIPIGNVIVIYDDVDLEVGRLRIRTKGSAGGHNGIKSIIHNLNSEEFIRVRIGVGKPERDMVSHVLGKFPKEKQKNIEEVLNIIPELAYTIISQGPQEAMNKYNNFKA from the coding sequence ATGTTTTTATTAGTGGGACTAGGAAATCCAGGAAAGGAATATGAAAAAACTAGACACAACATAGGGTTTGAAGCTATAGATAAAATAAGCTATGAGTATAATATTCCTATGAAAAGGGAAAGATTTAAAGGAGTATTTGGAGAAGGACATATATCAAATGAAAAAGTAATGCTTTTAAAACCAACTACATATATGAACCTTAGTGGAGAAAGTTTAAGAGAAATAATAAATTATTATAATATACCAATTGGAAATGTAATAGTAATTTATGATGATGTAGATTTAGAAGTAGGTAGATTAAGAATAAGAACAAAAGGAAGTGCTGGTGGACATAATGGTATTAAAAGTATTATACACAATTTAAATAGCGAAGAATTTATCAGAGTAAGAATTGGAGTGGGAAAACCTGAAAGAGATATGGTATCTCATGTTTTAGGAAAGTTCCCAAAAGAAAAACAAAAAAATATAGAAGAAGTTTTAAATATAATTCCTGAGCTAGCTTATACCATAATTAGCCAAGGACCACAAGAGGCTATGAATAAATACAACAATTTTAAAGCATAG
- a CDS encoding S1C family serine protease produces the protein MDDYKFNEIKDVRWESINPDEGNIKFRNNKSHSRIKKFLKLVAFILIAIISGSISGYYVVDKKINNIENSETYKGNLIISEKTPVKSTDKSSITRVAESVGPAVVGISNKSENFWGEVDKGSGSGIIFKPDGYIVTNYHVIEGASQVTVKLSSGKVFPAKIVGYDKRSDLAVIKIEANNLPTAKFGDSSKVNVGDLAIVIGNPLGEEFAGSVTAGIISALNRRVEHGGAIYKVLQTDAAINPGNSGGALCNENGEVIGINSLKIGATANVEGMGFAISINEAKEIIDSLMNYGKVKRPSLGVMGQTVVSRDGEIRGFYVNEVISGSGAAKSGIKPTDVIIELNGKKVQEFDDIAQILEQHKIGDTVKCKVWRNGTTKEVNIILSELKDLNQ, from the coding sequence ATGGACGATTATAAATTTAACGAGATAAAAGATGTTAGGTGGGAAAGCATAAATCCAGATGAAGGAAATATAAAATTTCGAAATAATAAAAGTCATAGTAGAATAAAAAAATTTTTAAAGTTAGTAGCTTTTATTCTAATAGCCATTATTTCTGGTTCCATATCTGGATATTATGTTGTGGATAAAAAAATAAATAATATAGAAAATAGTGAAACCTATAAAGGAAATCTTATAATTAGTGAAAAAACTCCCGTGAAGAGTACAGATAAAAGTTCTATAACTAGGGTAGCTGAAAGTGTTGGACCAGCAGTGGTAGGCATAAGTAATAAAAGTGAAAATTTTTGGGGAGAAGTTGATAAGGGAAGTGGGTCTGGAATAATTTTTAAGCCAGATGGATATATAGTGACAAACTATCATGTTATAGAAGGTGCAAGCCAAGTTACAGTAAAATTATCTAGTGGTAAGGTTTTTCCTGCTAAAATTGTAGGGTATGATAAAAGATCTGATTTAGCTGTAATAAAAATAGAAGCTAATAATTTACCTACTGCTAAATTTGGAGATTCATCTAAAGTAAATGTAGGAGACTTAGCTATAGTAATAGGCAATCCGTTAGGAGAAGAGTTTGCAGGTTCTGTTACAGCAGGTATAATAAGTGCTTTAAATAGAAGAGTGGAACATGGAGGAGCAATATATAAAGTATTACAAACCGATGCAGCTATAAATCCAGGAAATAGTGGAGGAGCTTTATGTAATGAAAATGGTGAGGTAATAGGTATAAATAGCCTAAAAATAGGGGCAACAGCTAATGTAGAAGGTATGGGATTTGCTATAAGTATAAATGAAGCCAAGGAAATAATAGATTCTCTTATGAATTATGGAAAGGTAAAAAGACCATCATTAGGAGTAATGGGGCAAACAGTGGTTTCTAGAGATGGTGAGATAAGAGGATTTTATGTAAATGAAGTTATATCTGGTTCAGGTGCGGCGAAGTCTGGAATTAAGCCAACAGATGTTATTATAGAATTAAATGGTAAAAAGGTTCAAGAATTTGATGATATAGCACAGATACTAGAACAACATAAAATAGGTGATACTGTTAAGTGTAAGGTCTGGAGAAATGGAACAACTAAGGAAGTTAATATTATATTATCAGAACTGAAGGATTTGAATCAATAA
- the mfd gene encoding transcription-repair coupling factor, giving the protein MRLNGILKPLKDSKEFKDIKDNIQSGRYPLNITGLEDSSKSYLIKGVYDEIDKPLLILTHSDIEAKNIYEDLFFYEPNVHYFPSREVVFYNIDAISGDLRWERLKIIKRILEPGKKIIVTSIESIAPVCIPLNLYKEYFFKFSIGDVVNYNDLSEKLLKSGYERVDLVRNKGQFSIRGGILDIFPPISSEPYRIEFFDDEIDSIRNFNTESQRSIEKVDSIEVFPAKEIILDKENIELACEKIIMDLEKVKSNLEALNNKEAFNKLQNIVNKNIECLKETWTFETIDSYLPYLYDTTTSFLNYFKDCLIVVDDIQRCKGKLDSVYYEYYDSYDSFLKRGDILPAQGNLLVPKEDIWEALEASKVITLNVFSKKTDILKERETINFKEITSQNYQGQIDLLIEDIITKKEKRYKTVILAGTRARGERLVDTLRDRGIESVYKDLVDEILPGEVVVTFGGQIKGYEYPDFKLCIISDKEVFGEAKRRKNKKINTKKGFSRIKSFTDLKPGDYVVHVNHGIGVYKGIKQLEVGGHRKDYLELTYYGDDKLYVPVEQLDIVQKYIGGEGKTPKINKLGNAEWTKTKNKARKSIEEIAEDLVNLYAVRSTLRGYKFSKDTVWQKQFEEEFPYEETPDQITAIEEIKNDMESNRTMDRLLCGDVGYGKTEVALRAAFKAVMDGKQVAFLVPTTILAQQHYNNLIKRFSDFPVNIEMVSRFRTPAQQKITIKALKEGNIDILIGTHRILQKDVQFKDLGLLIIDEEQRFGVKHKEKIKEFKKNVDVLTLSATPIPRTLHMSLVGVRDISIIETPPEDRYPIQTYVVEYNDQLIKDAILRELNRGGQIYFVYNRVENIKEIAAHISKLLPEAKVGIAHGQMKERELEKIVMDFMNKEYDILVATTIIETGMDIQNVNTMIIYDSDKMGLSQLYQLRGRVGRSNRMAYCYLTYKKDKILTEVAEKRLKAIKEFTELGSGFKIALKDLEIRGAGNMMGSSQHGHMASIGYDLYCKMLEDTIKEKKGETNIEPIETTVEIKVDAYIPNDYIKDESQKIEIYKKIASISSYDDYMDVQEELEDRYSNIPLSVQNLMDIAYIRSIAKELRIEEINEKGEEILIQFQSIDDLNQKMMIDIKTEFNRIVSFKFGKKPALGYRLEEIKKEDLLDKLKKFIEYIKNIKAK; this is encoded by the coding sequence ATGAGATTAAATGGTATTTTAAAACCATTAAAAGATAGTAAGGAATTTAAGGATATAAAAGATAATATACAAAGTGGAAGGTATCCCTTAAACATAACGGGCTTAGAAGATTCTTCTAAGAGTTATCTAATTAAAGGGGTGTATGATGAAATAGACAAGCCTCTACTAATACTTACTCATAGTGATATAGAAGCAAAAAATATTTATGAAGACTTATTCTTTTATGAACCGAATGTACATTATTTCCCAAGCAGGGAAGTGGTGTTTTATAATATAGATGCCATATCTGGAGATTTAAGATGGGAAAGACTAAAAATAATAAAACGTATATTAGAACCTGGGAAGAAAATTATAGTTACATCAATAGAGTCCATAGCACCAGTATGTATACCATTAAACTTATATAAAGAGTATTTTTTTAAATTTTCTATAGGAGATGTAGTTAACTATAATGATTTAAGTGAAAAACTTTTAAAATCAGGATATGAGAGAGTGGATTTAGTACGCAATAAAGGTCAATTTTCTATAAGAGGGGGTATACTTGATATATTCCCACCAATCTCTTCAGAACCTTATAGAATAGAATTTTTTGATGATGAAATAGATTCTATAAGAAACTTTAATACCGAATCTCAGAGAAGTATAGAAAAAGTGGATTCAATAGAAGTATTTCCAGCCAAAGAGATTATATTGGATAAAGAAAATATAGAGCTGGCTTGTGAAAAAATTATAATGGATTTAGAAAAAGTAAAAAGCAATTTGGAAGCTTTAAATAACAAAGAGGCTTTTAATAAATTACAGAATATAGTTAATAAAAATATAGAATGTTTAAAAGAAACATGGACTTTTGAAACTATAGATAGTTATTTGCCATATTTATATGATACTACGACATCTTTTTTAAATTATTTTAAGGATTGCCTGATTGTAGTAGATGATATACAGAGATGCAAAGGAAAATTAGATAGTGTATATTATGAATATTATGATAGTTATGATAGTTTTCTTAAAAGGGGAGATATATTACCAGCTCAAGGAAATCTGCTAGTACCTAAAGAGGATATATGGGAAGCATTAGAAGCAAGTAAAGTCATAACTTTAAATGTGTTTTCTAAGAAAACAGATATTTTAAAAGAAAGGGAAACTATAAATTTTAAAGAAATTACATCACAGAATTATCAAGGTCAAATTGATTTACTTATAGAAGATATTATAACAAAAAAAGAAAAAAGATATAAAACAGTAATTCTTGCAGGAACTAGAGCTAGAGGGGAAAGACTTGTAGATACTTTAAGAGATAGAGGTATAGAGAGTGTCTACAAGGATTTAGTAGATGAAATTTTACCAGGAGAAGTAGTTGTAACTTTTGGAGGTCAAATAAAAGGATATGAATATCCAGATTTTAAGTTATGTATTATATCAGATAAAGAAGTATTTGGAGAAGCCAAGAGAAGAAAAAATAAAAAAATTAATACTAAAAAGGGTTTTAGTAGAATAAAGAGTTTTACGGATTTAAAGCCAGGAGACTATGTAGTTCATGTAAATCACGGAATAGGTGTATATAAGGGAATTAAGCAATTAGAAGTTGGAGGACATAGAAAAGATTATTTAGAGCTAACATACTATGGGGATGATAAACTTTATGTGCCAGTAGAGCAACTAGATATAGTTCAAAAATATATAGGAGGAGAAGGTAAAACTCCTAAAATAAATAAGTTAGGTAATGCTGAATGGACAAAAACTAAGAATAAAGCTAGAAAATCCATAGAGGAAATAGCTGAAGATTTAGTAAATCTATATGCTGTCAGATCTACTTTAAGAGGATACAAGTTTTCTAAGGATACAGTTTGGCAAAAACAGTTTGAAGAAGAATTTCCTTATGAAGAAACGCCAGATCAAATTACTGCTATAGAAGAGATAAAAAATGATATGGAATCAAATAGAACTATGGATAGGTTACTTTGTGGTGATGTAGGGTACGGCAAAACAGAAGTAGCGCTTAGAGCAGCTTTTAAAGCTGTTATGGATGGCAAACAAGTAGCGTTCTTAGTTCCTACTACAATATTAGCACAACAGCATTATAATAATTTAATAAAAAGGTTTTCAGATTTTCCAGTAAATATAGAAATGGTAAGTAGGTTTAGGACACCAGCACAACAGAAAATCACTATAAAAGCTTTGAAGGAAGGAAATATAGATATTTTAATAGGAACTCATAGAATTTTACAAAAGGATGTTCAGTTTAAGGATTTAGGTCTTTTAATAATAGACGAAGAGCAGCGATTTGGTGTAAAGCATAAAGAAAAAATAAAAGAATTTAAGAAAAATGTAGATGTACTTACACTTAGTGCTACACCTATTCCAAGAACGCTACATATGTCATTAGTAGGAGTTAGAGATATAAGTATTATAGAAACACCTCCAGAAGATAGGTATCCTATACAAACTTACGTAGTTGAATATAATGATCAGCTTATTAAAGATGCCATTTTAAGAGAGTTAAATAGAGGTGGACAGATATATTTTGTATATAACAGAGTAGAAAATATAAAAGAAATTGCAGCACATATTTCTAAATTATTGCCAGAAGCTAAGGTTGGAATAGCGCATGGACAAATGAAGGAAAGAGAGCTAGAAAAGATAGTAATGGATTTTATGAACAAGGAGTATGATATACTAGTTGCTACCACTATAATTGAAACTGGAATGGACATACAAAATGTAAATACTATGATAATATATGATTCTGATAAAATGGGACTATCACAATTGTACCAATTAAGGGGAAGAGTTGGTAGAAGTAATAGAATGGCCTATTGTTATTTAACTTATAAGAAAGATAAAATTTTAACAGAAGTAGCAGAAAAAAGATTGAAAGCAATAAAAGAGTTTACAGAATTGGGATCTGGATTTAAGATAGCTTTAAAAGATTTAGAAATAAGAGGAGCAGGAAATATGATGGGTTCATCTCAACATGGACATATGGCTTCTATTGGATATGATTTATATTGTAAAATGCTAGAAGATACTATAAAAGAGAAAAAGGGAGAAACCAATATAGAACCTATAGAAACTACTGTAGAAATTAAAGTTGATGCTTATATTCCTAATGATTATATAAAAGATGAAAGTCAAAAAATAGAGATATACAAAAAGATTGCTAGCATTAGCTCTTATGATGACTATATGGATGTACAAGAAGAATTAGAAGATAGGTATTCTAATATACCATTATCCGTACAGAATCTTATGGATATAGCATATATAAGAAGTATAGCAAAGGAACTTAGAATAGAGGAAATAAATGAAAAAGGAGAAGAAATACTAATACAATTTCAAAGTATAGATGATTTAAATCAAAAAATGATGATAGATATAAAAACTGAATTTAATAGAATAGTTTCATTTAAATTTGGTAAAAAACCAGCATTAGGATATAGACTTGAGGAAATAAAAAAAGAAGATTTATTAGATAAATTAAAGAAATTTATAGAATATATAAAAAACATAAAGGCTAAATAA